Proteins encoded by one window of Gordonia jinghuaiqii:
- a CDS encoding arabinosyltransferase domain-containing protein: protein MADYDAPVPKSPEVSESDEVGVGAAAPDTKDVAQRPSGEQQSRPVALVAAIAGLIAVAAGVLTPFLPVSTSTASIAWPAGQDLGADSASITAPLVAQTAQDVQITIPCRVLAATGDDTSTTVLSTMPAGATKARDNGLFVVADASNVTVTNRNKTLASAPREALTRCAELRIFSDATTTGTQFVGLPPGPAAAGGGDVGLAQPSSNPQIAGVFTDLSTDEVRASTGFDVRIEIDDRFDSSPSVLKWLVMIVGVIAAIVAFVAVGRLDRIHGYHRRVGRRLRWWAVLRPRPTDVGVTLTLVIWHFLGAGSPDDGYILNMGRNAADSGYLANYYRFYGIPEAPFDWYYNFLAYWSTISTTGIWMRLPSLIAGLVAWFILSRVLLPRLGAAVRRSQWAMLTGAAVFLAFWLPMCSGLRSEGIIVVGTLLTWWAVEVAVSTRRLLPAVLAAFTAALTLALAPHGLVAVALLIASARPMLRILVRRRVEDGVLPLLAPLLAAFALVIIVVFRDQTLATVFEAVRIRYSVGPTLAWYQELLRYYFLAVNTTDGALARRIPVLLFAVSMFVVLAIMLRRKRIDGLDPGAVWRALGASLLTILLLSFTPTKWTIQFGIFAGLGAALAAVACVAIGQAARRTLRNLSILIAGLLVACAAAAAGKNAWPWPYNFGIAWFDKAPVIAGMQVSTLLLALAVVALAFAIWQHLRMDFVNETGLAHERGAAPSGWRVGIASAPIAVIALLIVVSEVAVFAKAAVSRSDEFTMLSANLDSVRGNTCAMADSVLVEPDPNRGMLVPARGESASKALEGQSNGFRPDGVKSDLTPQAGAQKPGAMNTSADLSKTFIVYGSNPGTTGGVGPRGVNGSTAALPFGLDPATTPVLGSNETPSGQATLTTDWYRLPARDASPLIVITAAGAVFTLDRDGVPVFGQPLEVQFGRESDGNFVEVGAPAIPIDADRANRPWRNLRIPMDRVPADATVLRIVAKDNNLDPDQWLAITPPRAPVLQTLQNVVGSTDPVLIDFAAGAVFPCQRPITAHDGIFDIPDWRILPESWIANSQSKTWMATDDGGLLTTVEALTRPSTVATYLDNDWYREWGNLQRLDPLVPQARPADVLTGSTTTYGWSRPGPIRVVPEDD, encoded by the coding sequence ATGGCTGACTACGATGCGCCTGTGCCGAAGTCGCCTGAAGTGTCCGAGTCAGACGAGGTCGGTGTCGGCGCTGCTGCTCCCGACACCAAGGATGTAGCGCAGCGCCCGTCCGGCGAGCAGCAGTCCCGTCCGGTGGCACTGGTGGCCGCGATCGCCGGGTTGATCGCCGTGGCAGCCGGGGTCCTCACCCCGTTTCTGCCGGTCAGCACGTCGACCGCGTCGATCGCGTGGCCCGCAGGCCAGGACCTCGGCGCCGATTCGGCGTCGATCACGGCACCGCTGGTCGCCCAGACCGCGCAAGACGTGCAGATCACCATCCCGTGCCGGGTACTCGCGGCGACGGGCGACGATACGTCCACCACGGTGCTGTCGACCATGCCCGCCGGGGCGACCAAGGCCCGCGACAACGGACTGTTCGTCGTCGCCGATGCGTCGAATGTGACGGTCACCAATCGCAACAAGACGCTGGCCTCGGCGCCGCGCGAAGCTCTCACACGGTGCGCTGAACTGCGCATCTTCTCCGATGCGACCACCACCGGCACCCAGTTCGTCGGCCTGCCGCCCGGCCCGGCCGCCGCCGGCGGCGGCGATGTGGGCCTGGCGCAGCCGTCGTCGAATCCGCAGATCGCCGGCGTCTTCACCGACCTGAGCACCGACGAGGTCCGCGCGAGCACCGGTTTCGACGTCCGCATCGAGATCGACGACCGGTTCGACTCGTCGCCGTCTGTTCTCAAGTGGCTGGTGATGATCGTCGGCGTCATCGCCGCGATCGTGGCGTTCGTGGCCGTCGGCAGGCTCGACCGCATCCACGGCTACCACCGGCGCGTCGGACGCAGGTTGCGGTGGTGGGCGGTGCTGCGTCCCCGCCCCACCGACGTCGGGGTGACCCTGACGCTGGTGATCTGGCACTTCCTGGGCGCCGGTTCGCCTGACGACGGCTACATCCTCAACATGGGGCGCAACGCCGCCGACTCCGGCTACCTGGCCAACTACTACCGCTTCTACGGCATCCCCGAGGCGCCGTTCGACTGGTACTACAACTTCCTCGCCTACTGGTCGACGATCTCGACGACCGGGATCTGGATGCGTCTGCCCTCGCTGATCGCCGGGCTCGTCGCCTGGTTCATCCTCAGCCGGGTGCTGCTGCCCCGACTCGGTGCCGCGGTCCGCCGATCCCAGTGGGCGATGCTCACCGGGGCCGCGGTGTTCCTCGCGTTCTGGCTGCCGATGTGCTCGGGCCTGCGCAGCGAGGGCATCATCGTCGTCGGCACGCTCCTGACATGGTGGGCTGTGGAGGTCGCCGTCTCGACGCGCCGGTTGCTCCCGGCGGTACTGGCCGCATTCACCGCGGCCCTGACGCTGGCGTTGGCCCCGCACGGGCTGGTCGCGGTGGCGCTGCTCATCGCGAGCGCACGTCCCATGCTGCGCATCCTCGTCCGACGCCGTGTCGAGGACGGGGTGCTGCCGCTTCTCGCCCCGCTTCTCGCCGCCTTCGCCCTGGTGATCATCGTCGTCTTCCGCGATCAAACCCTGGCGACCGTGTTCGAAGCGGTGCGCATCCGCTACTCGGTGGGCCCGACACTCGCCTGGTATCAGGAACTGCTCCGCTACTACTTCCTGGCCGTGAACACCACCGACGGCGCGCTCGCACGCCGAATCCCGGTGCTGCTGTTTGCCGTGTCGATGTTCGTGGTGCTGGCGATCATGTTGCGGCGCAAACGGATCGACGGCCTGGACCCGGGCGCCGTGTGGCGTGCACTCGGGGCATCGCTGCTGACGATCCTGCTGCTGTCGTTCACCCCGACCAAATGGACCATCCAGTTCGGTATCTTCGCCGGCCTGGGTGCGGCACTGGCCGCGGTCGCCTGCGTGGCGATCGGTCAGGCGGCGCGTCGAACACTACGCAACCTCTCCATCCTGATCGCGGGCCTGCTGGTGGCCTGCGCCGCGGCGGCGGCGGGCAAGAACGCCTGGCCGTGGCCGTACAACTTCGGCATCGCCTGGTTCGACAAGGCTCCGGTCATCGCCGGAATGCAGGTGTCGACGCTGCTGCTCGCGCTCGCCGTCGTCGCACTCGCGTTCGCGATCTGGCAGCACCTGCGGATGGACTTCGTGAACGAGACCGGGCTGGCACACGAGCGCGGCGCGGCTCCCTCGGGCTGGCGGGTAGGGATCGCGTCGGCGCCGATCGCGGTGATCGCACTCCTCATCGTCGTATCCGAGGTCGCGGTGTTCGCCAAAGCCGCGGTGAGTCGCTCCGACGAGTTCACGATGCTGTCGGCCAACCTCGACTCCGTACGCGGGAACACCTGCGCGATGGCCGATTCCGTTCTCGTCGAACCCGACCCCAATCGCGGCATGCTCGTCCCCGCGCGCGGCGAATCGGCGTCGAAGGCGCTCGAAGGGCAGTCGAACGGCTTCCGCCCCGACGGCGTGAAATCCGACCTGACCCCGCAGGCCGGCGCGCAGAAGCCGGGTGCGATGAACACCTCGGCGGACCTGTCGAAGACGTTCATCGTCTACGGCTCCAACCCCGGCACGACCGGCGGCGTGGGCCCGCGCGGCGTCAACGGCAGCACCGCCGCACTCCCGTTCGGTCTCGATCCCGCCACCACCCCGGTGCTGGGCAGTAACGAAACCCCCAGCGGCCAGGCGACATTGACCACCGACTGGTACCGCCTCCCGGCGCGCGACGCCTCCCCGTTGATCGTCATCACCGCAGCGGGCGCCGTGTTCACCCTCGACCGCGACGGCGTCCCCGTCTTCGGACAACCGCTCGAGGTGCAGTTCGGGCGCGAGTCGGACGGGAACTTCGTCGAGGTCGGCGCCCCCGCGATCCCGATCGACGCCGACCGCGCGAACCGCCCGTGGCGCAACCTCCGGATCCCGATGGATCGGGTGCCCGCCGACGCCACAGTTCTGCGGATCGTCGCCAAGGACAACAACCTCGATCCCGATCAGTGGCTTGCCATCACGCCGCCGCGCGCCCCGGTGCTGCAGACCCTGCAGAACGTCGTCGGGTCCACCGACCCGGTGCTCATCGACTTCGCAGCGGGCGCCGTGTTCCCGTGTCAGCGACCGATCACGGCGCACGACGGCATCTTCGACATCCCGGACTGGCGCATCCTGCCCGAGTCGTGGATCGCCAACTCGCAGTCCAAGACGTGGATGGCCACCGACGACGGCGGTCTACTGACCACGGTGGAGGCGTTGACCCGCCCCTCGACGGTGGCGACCTACCTCGACAACGACTGGTATCGCGAGTGGGGCAACCTGCAGCGACTGGACCCGCTGGTACCGCAGGCGCGACCGGCGGACGTACTGACCGGGTCGACGACCACCTATGGATGGTCACGACCCGGCCCGATCAGGGTGGTGCCCGAAGATGACTGA
- a CDS encoding DICT sensory domain-containing protein: MSEARSFTLFDDLELSMQFAPVCRLSDGALAAVELQLRGPAGTRLATASALKRAARLVEEHPVLDERKRKMATSSRAQSIAKVLPLLVSLDLDLIDNLDAETARTLERHVMVVLPDAVERSPQRTLARVARARAAGKIICVDGLVRSEHAATLLSLVEPDIVVTGAELLTTQAGADTAHLAHALAAHTERSHAVVIAEGVDDESSRVTAQTMGAVFGIGDLYPAVSDPSVLAARTVVPLPDMPVWTTPGPDKSTPYRIASTSITPRTGNKRLLIEMSKALEHQAAIGGAAIVLGTFQFAEHFSSRTARRWQEMAEQTGLAGVYGVGLPDVRDGNVHRAPLDPDDDLINEWNVAVLGPHFAALLSARDQHDAGPDLERTFEFVQTYDRMTVTQAVHSILMRFA, from the coding sequence GTGTCCGAAGCGCGATCATTCACCCTGTTCGACGATCTGGAGCTCTCCATGCAGTTCGCGCCGGTCTGCCGGCTGTCCGACGGCGCTCTCGCCGCCGTCGAACTGCAGCTGCGCGGCCCCGCAGGCACCCGGCTCGCCACCGCGTCCGCGCTCAAGCGCGCCGCCCGGCTCGTCGAGGAGCACCCCGTCCTCGACGAACGCAAGCGCAAGATGGCCACGTCCTCGCGCGCACAGTCCATCGCGAAGGTCCTGCCGCTGCTGGTCTCCCTCGATCTCGATCTGATCGACAACCTCGACGCCGAGACCGCGCGCACCCTGGAACGCCACGTCATGGTGGTCCTGCCCGACGCCGTCGAACGCAGCCCGCAACGCACCCTGGCCCGCGTCGCACGTGCCCGCGCCGCCGGAAAGATCATCTGCGTCGACGGACTGGTACGCAGCGAACACGCCGCGACGCTGCTCTCCCTCGTCGAACCCGACATCGTCGTCACCGGCGCCGAGCTGCTCACCACACAGGCAGGCGCCGACACCGCTCATCTGGCACACGCACTCGCCGCCCACACCGAACGCAGCCACGCCGTGGTCATCGCCGAGGGCGTCGACGACGAGTCCAGCCGCGTCACCGCACAGACGATGGGTGCCGTCTTCGGTATCGGCGATCTGTACCCGGCTGTGTCCGACCCGTCGGTACTGGCCGCCCGCACGGTCGTGCCCCTTCCCGACATGCCGGTGTGGACCACTCCCGGCCCCGACAAGTCCACGCCGTACCGCATCGCCTCGACGTCCATCACGCCCCGTACGGGCAACAAGCGGCTGCTCATCGAGATGAGCAAGGCGCTCGAGCATCAGGCCGCCATCGGCGGGGCCGCCATCGTCCTCGGTACCTTCCAGTTCGCCGAGCACTTCAGCAGCCGCACCGCGAGGCGCTGGCAGGAGATGGCCGAGCAGACCGGGCTGGCCGGCGTCTACGGCGTCGGGTTGCCCGACGTGCGCGACGGGAACGTCCATCGCGCCCCCCTCGACCCCGACGACGACCTGATCAACGAATGGAACGTCGCGGTTCTCGGCCCGCACTTCGCAGCCCTGCTCTCCGCACGGGACCAGCACGACGCCGGCCCCGACCTCGAGCGCACCTTCGAGTTCGTGCAGACCTACGACCGGATGACCGTCACCCAGGCGGTCCACTCGATCCTCATGCGGTTCGCCTGA
- a CDS encoding Dps family protein has product MPKFTAPGLSNDAADEVTGILQERLSALNDLHLTLKHIHWNVVGANFIGVHEMIDPQVELVRGYADTVAERIATLGASPKGTAKAIEEHRSWSDYSIGRDTAQAHLGALDLVYDGFIQSHRDAIAKIGDIDPITEDVLIGQTAELEKFQWFVRAHLESYTGELIHTGASGEKEAADAAR; this is encoded by the coding sequence ATGCCGAAATTCACCGCACCCGGACTCAGCAACGACGCCGCCGACGAGGTCACAGGCATCCTGCAAGAGCGTCTCAGCGCGCTGAACGACCTGCACCTCACGCTCAAGCACATCCACTGGAACGTGGTGGGCGCGAACTTCATCGGCGTCCACGAGATGATCGACCCACAGGTGGAGCTCGTCCGCGGGTACGCCGACACCGTCGCCGAGCGCATCGCGACGCTGGGAGCGTCACCCAAGGGCACCGCCAAGGCCATCGAGGAGCACCGCAGCTGGAGCGACTACTCCATCGGCCGCGACACCGCGCAGGCCCACCTCGGGGCGCTCGACCTGGTGTACGACGGTTTCATCCAGTCCCATCGCGACGCCATCGCGAAGATCGGTGACATCGACCCGATCACCGAGGACGTCCTGATCGGCCAGACCGCCGAACTCGAGAAGTTCCAATGGTTCGTCCGCGCCCACCTCGAGAGCTACACCGGTGAACTGATCCACACCGGCGCGAGCGGCGAGAAGGAAGCCGCCGATGCCGCGCGCTGA
- a CDS encoding arabinosyltransferase domain-containing protein has translation MSDSHRTAETPAPDSGGASADDRNTDDRNTSVSKTVTRKILTPKIVAVVTGLLGFLLAVITPLLPVNQSTAELNWPQGNDVSDVAAPLVAFVPVDMDMSVPCSLAARLPAGGGVLLSTTPEGGQDDSARGLFVRATADTITLTDRNVVLLNADRAAAQSNPNCRIVMHADGEGVSGRFDGLPEPTAEPGGLYRFALPDHEMRPQIVGIYSDLPADVPRERLSLRATIDTRYVSTPTTLKLAAIIIGILMTIASLIALGILDRRDGRSHKRFLPTGWFTIRPPDVAVFAILAFWWFAGANTSDDGYNFTVGRITADAGYADNYFRYFGVPQDPFGWHFQVISAMTHVSVAAPWMRLPAFLLGLLGWWLISREVIPRLGRTVRHSTPAVWSAAFVFLAIWLPFNNGLRPEPAEAVGALLTWCCVERAIATRRLLPYAIAVVTAAFTLALAPGGLMAVAALLAGIRPIVKTLVSRRSRDGLLPMLAPILAAGTAVLFQIFADQPLAPLIAGNKVASDVGPTLEWWQEPIRYYYLILPTADGTLARRFGVLAMILCLFVVLLRLLRREHPNGIARAPIWRLVAVTLGTMFFIAFTPTKWTHHFGVYAGIAAGLAAAAGAMMAPAVLRSRRNRTFFAAAVLAITGISFAGTNGWWFVGSYGVPWWDRPPAVGGVNISWLILIAAVVTALVGLYFHFRDDFVDDQTRTRGGDHWYSKLKFSPLPVIAGLMVLFMVASFAKGAYEQRDSWSWLKSNARALTGNSCGLANDVLVEADPTAGLLSPASIGGRPAPSIADALGGTGSPGFTPNGVPDKLSVDATESSDSSTTSGAQNSAQTGAGSDESGDSSSAQGGTEGGQGARGVNGSTVRLPFGLNPADTPVLGSYGSPSGNASLTSDWYQLPERSDDAPLLTMAVAGSVEAVDGIGVVHAGQKVTMQFGRVDDAGRVTPVGQMFPIDIGETPTWRNLRFPLADAPQQATVVRVQVADTAAASSEWVAVTPPRVGKLATLNDVVGRTDPVFIDWLPGMVFPCQQPMKVRNGVLEVPKWRIMPDAEATRKNSQTWMSGTAGGPLGITEAMLRPTLLPTYLRNNWGRDWGGLQRFTEIIPAPPAELDLGTVQRSGLYDPAPMRSSGY, from the coding sequence ATGAGTGACAGTCACCGCACGGCCGAGACCCCCGCCCCGGACTCCGGCGGCGCGAGCGCAGACGACCGCAACACAGACGACCGCAACACCAGCGTCTCGAAGACGGTCACCCGGAAGATCCTCACCCCGAAGATCGTCGCGGTGGTCACCGGCCTACTCGGGTTCCTGCTGGCAGTGATCACACCGCTCCTGCCGGTGAATCAGTCCACGGCCGAACTCAACTGGCCGCAGGGAAACGACGTCTCGGATGTGGCAGCACCGTTGGTGGCGTTCGTGCCGGTCGACATGGACATGTCGGTGCCGTGCTCACTGGCCGCGCGCCTGCCCGCCGGAGGCGGCGTGCTGCTGTCGACCACCCCGGAGGGCGGTCAGGACGATTCCGCGCGCGGCCTGTTCGTCCGGGCAACCGCGGACACGATCACGCTGACCGACCGCAACGTCGTGCTGCTGAACGCCGATCGCGCGGCCGCGCAGTCGAATCCGAACTGCCGCATCGTCATGCACGCCGACGGCGAAGGTGTCAGCGGACGCTTCGATGGTCTTCCCGAACCCACTGCCGAGCCCGGCGGCCTGTACCGCTTCGCCCTCCCCGACCATGAGATGCGTCCGCAGATCGTCGGGATCTACAGCGACCTGCCCGCCGACGTGCCGCGGGAGCGCCTCTCCTTGCGGGCCACCATCGACACCCGATACGTCAGCACCCCCACCACGCTGAAGCTCGCCGCGATCATCATCGGCATCCTCATGACGATCGCCTCGCTCATCGCACTGGGCATCCTCGATCGCCGAGACGGCCGGAGCCACAAGCGATTCCTGCCCACCGGGTGGTTCACCATCCGGCCGCCCGATGTCGCGGTGTTCGCGATCCTCGCCTTCTGGTGGTTCGCCGGCGCCAACACCTCCGACGACGGCTACAACTTCACCGTCGGGCGTATCACCGCCGACGCGGGGTATGCCGACAACTACTTCCGCTACTTCGGCGTCCCCCAGGACCCCTTCGGCTGGCACTTCCAGGTCATCTCGGCGATGACCCACGTCAGCGTCGCCGCGCCGTGGATGCGGTTGCCCGCCTTCCTCCTCGGACTCCTCGGCTGGTGGCTCATCAGTCGCGAGGTCATCCCGCGCCTGGGACGCACCGTGCGCCACAGCACGCCCGCGGTGTGGTCGGCGGCCTTCGTGTTCCTCGCGATCTGGCTGCCCTTCAACAACGGTCTGCGGCCCGAACCCGCCGAGGCCGTCGGCGCGCTGCTCACCTGGTGCTGCGTCGAACGCGCCATCGCGACCCGGCGACTGCTCCCCTATGCCATCGCCGTGGTCACCGCGGCCTTCACGCTGGCACTGGCGCCCGGCGGGCTGATGGCCGTGGCCGCACTGCTCGCCGGCATCCGGCCGATCGTGAAGACACTGGTGTCGAGGCGCTCACGCGACGGCCTGCTGCCGATGCTCGCACCGATCCTCGCCGCCGGAACCGCGGTGCTGTTCCAGATCTTCGCCGACCAACCCCTCGCACCGTTGATCGCGGGCAACAAGGTGGCTTCCGACGTCGGACCCACGCTGGAATGGTGGCAGGAGCCGATCCGCTACTACTACCTGATCCTGCCGACCGCCGACGGCACCCTGGCACGACGATTCGGCGTCCTCGCCATGATCCTGTGCCTGTTCGTCGTGCTGCTGCGTCTGCTGCGCCGCGAACATCCCAACGGCATTGCGCGCGCACCGATCTGGCGGCTGGTCGCGGTCACGCTCGGCACCATGTTCTTCATCGCGTTCACCCCGACCAAGTGGACACACCACTTCGGTGTGTACGCGGGCATCGCCGCAGGCCTCGCCGCGGCGGCCGGCGCGATGATGGCCCCGGCGGTGTTGCGTTCCCGCCGCAACCGGACCTTCTTCGCAGCCGCCGTGCTGGCCATCACCGGCATCTCGTTCGCGGGCACCAACGGCTGGTGGTTCGTCGGCAGCTACGGCGTCCCCTGGTGGGACCGTCCCCCGGCTGTCGGCGGTGTCAACATCTCGTGGCTCATCCTGATCGCGGCCGTCGTGACCGCCCTGGTCGGGTTGTACTTCCACTTCCGCGACGACTTCGTCGACGACCAGACCCGCACCCGCGGCGGCGACCACTGGTATTCGAAGCTGAAGTTCTCGCCGCTGCCGGTGATCGCCGGGCTGATGGTGCTGTTCATGGTCGCCTCGTTCGCCAAGGGCGCCTACGAACAACGGGATTCGTGGTCGTGGCTGAAGTCCAACGCGCGCGCGCTGACCGGCAACTCGTGCGGTCTGGCCAATGACGTTCTCGTCGAGGCAGATCCGACCGCGGGCCTGCTGTCACCCGCCTCGATCGGCGGACGGCCTGCACCGAGCATCGCCGACGCCCTCGGCGGCACCGGGTCGCCGGGGTTCACACCCAACGGCGTACCCGACAAGCTCTCCGTGGATGCCACCGAGTCCAGCGACTCCTCGACCACCTCGGGAGCCCAGAACAGTGCCCAGACCGGCGCCGGATCGGATGAATCCGGCGACAGCTCGTCGGCGCAGGGTGGCACCGAGGGCGGTCAGGGTGCGCGCGGTGTCAACGGTTCGACGGTGCGCCTGCCGTTCGGTCTCAACCCGGCCGACACCCCGGTTCTGGGCAGCTACGGCTCGCCGTCGGGCAACGCCTCGCTGACGTCGGACTGGTACCAGTTGCCCGAACGCTCAGACGACGCACCGCTGTTGACCATGGCCGTGGCCGGCTCGGTCGAAGCGGTCGACGGAATCGGGGTGGTCCACGCGGGCCAGAAGGTCACGATGCAGTTCGGCCGCGTCGACGACGCGGGACGGGTGACACCGGTCGGCCAGATGTTCCCCATCGACATCGGTGAGACCCCCACCTGGCGCAACCTGCGCTTCCCGCTCGCCGACGCCCCGCAGCAGGCAACCGTGGTGCGCGTGCAGGTGGCCGACACCGCGGCCGCATCGTCGGAGTGGGTGGCGGTGACGCCTCCGCGGGTCGGCAAGCTGGCCACACTGAACGACGTCGTCGGCCGGACCGACCCGGTGTTCATCGACTGGTTGCCCGGCATGGTCTTCCCGTGCCAGCAGCCGATGAAGGTGCGCAACGGCGTGCTCGAGGTGCCGAAGTGGCGCATCATGCCCGACGCGGAAGCCACCCGGAAGAACAGCCAGACCTGGATGTCGGGGACCGCGGGCGGACCTCTGGGCATCACCGAGGCCATGCTGCGGCCGACTCTGCTGCCCACCTACCTGCGTAACAACTGGGGACGCGACTGGGGCGGCCTGCAGCGGTTCACCGAGATCATCCCGGCACCCCCGGCCGAACTGGACCTGGGGACGGTTCAGCGTTCCGGGCTCTACGACCCGGCACCGATGCGATCGAGTGGTTACTGA